Proteins found in one Lycium ferocissimum isolate CSIRO_LF1 chromosome 6, AGI_CSIRO_Lferr_CH_V1, whole genome shotgun sequence genomic segment:
- the LOC132060636 gene encoding syntaxin-132-like, with protein sequence MEKDIDEVGKIARNVKAKIEAINKENLANRQKPGCGKGTSVERSRTNMTNGLTKKFRDVMTEFQTLRQRIDDEYREVVERRVITVTGTRPDEETINNLIETGSSEQIFQNAIQGMGRGQLPLTTSFYYNFLF encoded by the exons ATGGAGAAAGATATAGATGAAGTTGGGAAGATTGCAAGAAATGTCAAAGCAAAAATAGAAGCAATAAATAAAGAG AACTTGGCTAATCGACAAAAGCCCGGATGTGGAAAGGGTACAAGTGTTGAAAGATCAAGGACAAATATGACCAA TGGCTTGACAAAAAAGTTTAGAGATGTTATGACAGAATTTCAG ACATTAAGGCAGAGAATAGACGACGAGTATCGTGAAGTTGTAGAGCGAAGGGTGATAACAG TCACTGGAACTAGACCAGATGAGGAG ACAATCAACAACCTGATAGAAACCGGAAGCAGTGAACAAATCTTCCAGAATGCTATCCAAGGAATGGGACGTGGACAGCTACCTCTTACTACTTCATTCTACTATAATTTTCTCTTTTGA